Proteins co-encoded in one Callospermophilus lateralis isolate mCalLat2 chromosome 2, mCalLat2.hap1, whole genome shotgun sequence genomic window:
- the Dcps gene encoding m7GpppX diphosphatase isoform X1 yields the protein MADMAPHPKRKRESDTEAETLSTGEKEAGVGNGTSAPVRLPFSGFRVQKVLRESARDKIIFLHGKGLAGALRGTIPDLQDCRVSLRRHTLLALILCSTLAGVQVNEDSGDGNGEDAVVILEKTPFQVEQVAQLLKGTPELQLQFSNDIYSTYHLFPPRQLSDVKTTVVYPATEKHLQKYLRQDLHLIQETGDDYKNITLPHLESQSLGIQWVYNILDKKAEADRIIYENPDPSDGFVLIPDLKWNQQQLDDLYLIAICHRRGIKSLRDLTQEHLPLLRNILREGQEAIMQRYQVKADHLRVYLHYLPSYYHLHVHFTALGFEAPGSSVERAHLLAQVIENLEYDPTHYQQRTLTFTLRADDPLLKLLQEAQQP from the exons ATGGCGGACATGGCACCTCACCCCAAAAGAAAGCGCGAATCGGACACAGAGGCGGAAACCCTCAGCACAGGAGAAAAAGAAGCAGGAGTTGGAAATGGTACTTCTGCACCTGTTCGCTTACCATTCTCTGGCTTTAGAGTGCAAAAAGTGCTGAGGGAATCTGCGCGGGACAAAATCATTTTCCTACACGGGAAG GGACTGGCTGGGGCGCTGAGAGGTACCATCCCTGATCTACAGGACTGCAGAGTATCCCTGCGGAGACATACCCTGCTGGCTCTAATACTGTGCTCAACACTAGCAGGGGTTCAG GTGAATGAGGACTCTGGGGATGGGAATGGAGAGGATGCTGTTGTGATCCTGGAGAAGACACCGTTTCAGGTAGAACAGGTCGCCCAGCTCCTGAAAGGTACCCCTGAGCTCCAGTTGCAATTTTCCAATGATATCTACAGCACCTATCACCTGTTCCCTCCAAGGCAACTGAGTG ACGTGAAGACCACAGTGGTATACCCTGCCACAGAGAAACACCTACAGAAGTACCTGCGCCAGGACCTCCACCTGATCCAAGAGACAGGAGATGACTACAAGAACATTACCTTACCTCACCTGGAGTCCCAGAGCCTCGGCATTCAG TGGGTGTATAACATCCTTGACAAGAAGGCTGAAGCTGACCGGATTATTTATGAGAATCCAGACCCCTCTGATGGCTTTGTCCTCATCCCTGACCTCAAGTGGAACCAACAGCAG CTTGATGACCTGTACTTGATTGCCATCTGTCATCGCCGAGGCATCAAATCACTTCGGGACCTTACTCAAGAGCACCTGCCGCTGCTCAGGAACATCCTTCGTGAAGGGCAG GAAGCCATCATGCAGCGCTACCAGGTGAAGGCAGACCACCTCCGTGTTTACCTGCATTACCTGCCCTCCTACTACCACCTACATGTGCACTTCACTGCCCTGGGCTTTGAGGCACCCGGTTCCAGTGTAGAGCGGGCCCACCTGCTGGCCCAGGTGATCGAGAACCTAGAGTATGACCCCACACACTATCAGCAGCGCACTCTCACTTTTACCCTCAGAGCTGATGACCCCTTACTCAAGCTCCTACAAGAAGCCCAGCAACCCTGA
- the Dcps gene encoding m7GpppX diphosphatase isoform X3 yields MADMAPHPKRKRESDTEAETLSTGEKEAGVGNGTSAPVRLPFSGFRVQKVLRESARDKIIFLHGKVNEDSGDGNGEDAVVILEKTPFQVEQVAQLLKGTPELQLQFSNDIYSTYHLFPPRQLSDVKTTVVYPATEKHLQKYLRQDLHLIQETGDDYKNITLPHLESQSLGIQWVYNILDKKAEADRIIYENPDPSDGFVLIPDLKWNQQQLDDLYLIAICHRRGIKSLRDLTQEHLPLLRNILREGQEAIMQRYQVKADHLRVYLHYLPSYYHLHVHFTALGFEAPGSSVERAHLLAQVIENLEYDPTHYQQRTLTFTLRADDPLLKLLQEAQQP; encoded by the exons ATGGCGGACATGGCACCTCACCCCAAAAGAAAGCGCGAATCGGACACAGAGGCGGAAACCCTCAGCACAGGAGAAAAAGAAGCAGGAGTTGGAAATGGTACTTCTGCACCTGTTCGCTTACCATTCTCTGGCTTTAGAGTGCAAAAAGTGCTGAGGGAATCTGCGCGGGACAAAATCATTTTCCTACACGGGAAG GTGAATGAGGACTCTGGGGATGGGAATGGAGAGGATGCTGTTGTGATCCTGGAGAAGACACCGTTTCAGGTAGAACAGGTCGCCCAGCTCCTGAAAGGTACCCCTGAGCTCCAGTTGCAATTTTCCAATGATATCTACAGCACCTATCACCTGTTCCCTCCAAGGCAACTGAGTG ACGTGAAGACCACAGTGGTATACCCTGCCACAGAGAAACACCTACAGAAGTACCTGCGCCAGGACCTCCACCTGATCCAAGAGACAGGAGATGACTACAAGAACATTACCTTACCTCACCTGGAGTCCCAGAGCCTCGGCATTCAG TGGGTGTATAACATCCTTGACAAGAAGGCTGAAGCTGACCGGATTATTTATGAGAATCCAGACCCCTCTGATGGCTTTGTCCTCATCCCTGACCTCAAGTGGAACCAACAGCAG CTTGATGACCTGTACTTGATTGCCATCTGTCATCGCCGAGGCATCAAATCACTTCGGGACCTTACTCAAGAGCACCTGCCGCTGCTCAGGAACATCCTTCGTGAAGGGCAG GAAGCCATCATGCAGCGCTACCAGGTGAAGGCAGACCACCTCCGTGTTTACCTGCATTACCTGCCCTCCTACTACCACCTACATGTGCACTTCACTGCCCTGGGCTTTGAGGCACCCGGTTCCAGTGTAGAGCGGGCCCACCTGCTGGCCCAGGTGATCGAGAACCTAGAGTATGACCCCACACACTATCAGCAGCGCACTCTCACTTTTACCCTCAGAGCTGATGACCCCTTACTCAAGCTCCTACAAGAAGCCCAGCAACCCTGA
- the Dcps gene encoding m7GpppX diphosphatase isoform X2 — MADMAPHPKRKRESDTEAETLSTGEKEAGVGNGTSAPVRLPFSGFRVQKVLRESARDKIIFLHGKDCRVSLRRHTLLALILCSTLAGVQVNEDSGDGNGEDAVVILEKTPFQVEQVAQLLKGTPELQLQFSNDIYSTYHLFPPRQLSDVKTTVVYPATEKHLQKYLRQDLHLIQETGDDYKNITLPHLESQSLGIQWVYNILDKKAEADRIIYENPDPSDGFVLIPDLKWNQQQLDDLYLIAICHRRGIKSLRDLTQEHLPLLRNILREGQEAIMQRYQVKADHLRVYLHYLPSYYHLHVHFTALGFEAPGSSVERAHLLAQVIENLEYDPTHYQQRTLTFTLRADDPLLKLLQEAQQP, encoded by the exons ATGGCGGACATGGCACCTCACCCCAAAAGAAAGCGCGAATCGGACACAGAGGCGGAAACCCTCAGCACAGGAGAAAAAGAAGCAGGAGTTGGAAATGGTACTTCTGCACCTGTTCGCTTACCATTCTCTGGCTTTAGAGTGCAAAAAGTGCTGAGGGAATCTGCGCGGGACAAAATCATTTTCCTACACGGGAAG GACTGCAGAGTATCCCTGCGGAGACATACCCTGCTGGCTCTAATACTGTGCTCAACACTAGCAGGGGTTCAG GTGAATGAGGACTCTGGGGATGGGAATGGAGAGGATGCTGTTGTGATCCTGGAGAAGACACCGTTTCAGGTAGAACAGGTCGCCCAGCTCCTGAAAGGTACCCCTGAGCTCCAGTTGCAATTTTCCAATGATATCTACAGCACCTATCACCTGTTCCCTCCAAGGCAACTGAGTG ACGTGAAGACCACAGTGGTATACCCTGCCACAGAGAAACACCTACAGAAGTACCTGCGCCAGGACCTCCACCTGATCCAAGAGACAGGAGATGACTACAAGAACATTACCTTACCTCACCTGGAGTCCCAGAGCCTCGGCATTCAG TGGGTGTATAACATCCTTGACAAGAAGGCTGAAGCTGACCGGATTATTTATGAGAATCCAGACCCCTCTGATGGCTTTGTCCTCATCCCTGACCTCAAGTGGAACCAACAGCAG CTTGATGACCTGTACTTGATTGCCATCTGTCATCGCCGAGGCATCAAATCACTTCGGGACCTTACTCAAGAGCACCTGCCGCTGCTCAGGAACATCCTTCGTGAAGGGCAG GAAGCCATCATGCAGCGCTACCAGGTGAAGGCAGACCACCTCCGTGTTTACCTGCATTACCTGCCCTCCTACTACCACCTACATGTGCACTTCACTGCCCTGGGCTTTGAGGCACCCGGTTCCAGTGTAGAGCGGGCCCACCTGCTGGCCCAGGTGATCGAGAACCTAGAGTATGACCCCACACACTATCAGCAGCGCACTCTCACTTTTACCCTCAGAGCTGATGACCCCTTACTCAAGCTCCTACAAGAAGCCCAGCAACCCTGA